In one Planctomycetota bacterium genomic region, the following are encoded:
- a CDS encoding transposase: protein MPERRKRRRFTEEFKAEAVQMLLDGHSAGSISARLGLSSPTVLYRWKRAAIQQGGRTAVGLEGRVRELEAELRRVERERDILKKALSIFGRDG, encoded by the coding sequence TTGCCGGAGCGTCGGAAGCGTCGTCGATTCACGGAGGAGTTCAAGGCCGAGGCGGTGCAGATGCTGCTGGATGGTCATTCGGCAGGTTCGATTTCCGCACGACTGGGGCTGTCGAGTCCCACCGTGTTGTATCGCTGGAAGCGGGCAGCGATTCAGCAGGGAGGCCGCACGGCGGTCGGTCTGGAAGGTCGCGTGCGGGAGCTCGAAGCGGAGCTCAGGCGGGTGGAGCGGGAGCGTGACATCCTAAAAAAAGCGCTCTCCATTTTCGGCCGCGACGGGTGA
- a CDS encoding ParB N-terminal domain-containing protein, translating into MSTIKMMPTGHLKADPGNYRKEADEPELGHLGDDLVCRGILVPLLARPDGTLIDGWRRWLAAQRKGIKELPVIITDRPEAEIPGIRMATVFHKADLKASEKWQALEEFKRVHPESGMQEIAKLLHIDPSMVTRLLSPSKCTLEWQEALKEGRVGISDCYAASKLPEKEQAALLTMKLSGASRDAIEQAGRKSRKANVPAVRMSRVRCMLPSGVCIVTSGEKLSLDDLIESFAEAHKEAKKAREQGLDAKTFQAVMKDKSRKG; encoded by the coding sequence ATGTCAACGATCAAGATGATGCCAACCGGTCACTTGAAGGCCGATCCGGGGAATTATCGAAAAGAGGCGGACGAACCAGAGTTGGGCCATTTGGGCGACGACCTGGTGTGCCGGGGAATATTGGTGCCGCTCCTGGCTCGACCGGACGGGACGCTGATCGACGGCTGGAGACGATGGCTGGCAGCACAGCGAAAGGGAATCAAAGAACTCCCAGTCATCATCACCGACAGGCCGGAAGCTGAGATTCCAGGCATTCGAATGGCGACGGTCTTCCACAAGGCGGACCTGAAGGCGAGTGAGAAGTGGCAAGCCTTGGAGGAATTCAAGCGAGTGCATCCTGAATCGGGGATGCAGGAAATCGCCAAGCTTCTACACATCGATCCCAGTATGGTGACGCGACTCTTGTCACCCTCGAAATGCACGTTGGAGTGGCAGGAAGCGCTGAAGGAGGGGAGAGTCGGCATATCCGACTGCTATGCGGCCTCGAAGCTGCCGGAAAAGGAACAGGCCGCTCTTCTGACCATGAAGCTCTCCGGTGCCAGCCGGGACGCCATCGAGCAAGCCGGACGCAAGAGCCGCAAGGCGAACGTGCCGGCGGTCAGGATGTCCCGCGTCAGGTGCATGTTGCCGTCGGGAGTTTGCATCGTCACCAGCGGGGAAAAGCTGTCATTGGATGACCTGATCGAGTCGTTCGCGGAAGCCCACAAGGAAGCCAAGAAAGCCCGCGAGCAGGGTCTGGACGCCAAAACGTTTCAGGCGGTCATGAAGGATAAGAGCAGAAAGGGATAA
- a CDS encoding AlpA family phage regulatory protein, with translation MQDVPETGFLRLPQVLSIIPLGKTSWWKGVKSGRFPKPVKLSERCTAWRAEDIRELVKQLSEHTPIV, from the coding sequence ATGCAGGACGTGCCAGAAACGGGGTTTCTTCGATTACCCCAAGTGCTCAGCATCATTCCTCTGGGGAAAACCAGTTGGTGGAAGGGTGTGAAATCAGGGCGGTTTCCGAAGCCTGTCAAACTTTCAGAGCGATGCACAGCCTGGCGCGCTGAGGACATCCGCGAACTGGTAAAGCAGTTGTCTGAGCATACACCGATCGTATAA
- a CDS encoding tyrosine-type recombinase/integrase, translating into MPKSLSDAQIRNAKPKPRPYKLSDGEGLFLVVMPTGSKYWRLRYFVAGKEKLLALGVYPEVNLADAREKRAEARKALAGGSDPSELKKEVKRQVILKSANVFEVIAREWLTMREHEWAPSHALRQRGQVEKHILSKLGNRPVAEITAPEVLAMLRVIEARGTLDTAHRMMQVTGQIFMYAIATGRAERNPVPDLRGALKTPVVSHHSFLTESELPDYLGKLDAYNGSPQTKLALRLLLLTFVRTNELRGALWTEIDWDKAEWRIPAERMKMNRLHIVPLSTQAIGVLRELQKISGNRSFVFPNEHNPATYMSENTMLYALYRMGYHSRATGHGFRSTASTILNEHGFRADIIERQLAHSERNNVRAAYNHAQYLPERREMMQWWADFLDKAGTKNEKPRRK; encoded by the coding sequence ATGCCCAAGTCTCTTTCTGATGCACAAATCCGCAACGCCAAGCCAAAACCGAGGCCCTACAAGCTTTCTGACGGCGAAGGGCTCTTTCTCGTCGTTATGCCGACCGGCAGCAAATACTGGCGGCTGCGGTACTTTGTCGCAGGCAAAGAAAAGCTGCTGGCCTTGGGCGTTTATCCTGAAGTCAATTTGGCAGATGCACGCGAGAAGCGAGCAGAAGCACGTAAGGCACTCGCAGGCGGGAGCGATCCTAGCGAGCTGAAGAAGGAGGTAAAACGACAGGTCATTCTAAAGAGCGCAAACGTGTTTGAGGTGATCGCCCGCGAATGGTTGACAATGCGCGAACACGAATGGGCACCCTCGCACGCTCTTCGCCAACGGGGCCAAGTCGAAAAGCATATCCTTTCCAAGCTCGGCAACAGGCCTGTTGCGGAAATTACAGCGCCGGAAGTCTTAGCAATGCTTCGCGTCATTGAAGCGAGGGGCACTCTTGATACCGCCCACCGCATGATGCAGGTGACGGGCCAAATCTTCATGTATGCCATTGCCACTGGCCGGGCAGAACGCAATCCGGTTCCTGATCTGCGAGGTGCCCTTAAAACCCCGGTTGTCAGTCATCACTCCTTCCTGACCGAGAGTGAATTGCCCGATTACCTGGGAAAGCTCGACGCATACAACGGGAGCCCACAAACCAAGTTGGCACTGCGTCTTCTGCTCCTCACGTTCGTCCGTACCAATGAGCTCCGCGGCGCACTATGGACGGAAATTGATTGGGATAAAGCGGAATGGCGAATTCCTGCCGAACGCATGAAGATGAACCGGCTACACATTGTTCCGTTATCGACGCAGGCAATCGGAGTTCTCCGGGAACTGCAAAAGATCTCTGGCAATCGGAGCTTTGTTTTTCCAAATGAGCACAACCCTGCTACCTACATGAGCGAAAACACAATGCTGTATGCCCTGTATCGCATGGGCTATCATTCTCGCGCTACCGGGCATGGCTTTCGCAGCACGGCAAGCACGATTCTGAACGAGCATGGGTTCCGTGCGGATATAATCGAGCGGCAGCTTGCCCACAGCGAACGGAATAACGTCCGTGCTGCCTACAACCATGCCCAATACCTCCCGGAACGCCGGGAAATGATGCAGTGGTGGGCAGACTTTCTTGACAAGGCTGGAACAAAGAATGAAAAGCCCCGCCGCAAATAA
- a CDS encoding relaxase domain-containing protein: MMRITQQNSAQGAKRYYATADYYSEGQEIIGSWGGRGASRLGLEGTVDKQSFERLCDNLDPRTGMQLTVRSRTERTVGYDFTFSVPKSVSLLYAMSGDQGILDAFRNSVDETMREVETEMKTRVRRKGQDANRTTGNMVWAEFIHTTSRPVDGVPDPQLHAHVFTFNTTWDQEEERWKAGQFRELKQDAPYFQAAFRVRLANKLQDIGFGVARKRDDFEIAGIPKDLLQRFSRRTALIEKIAAEKGITDPDRKAELGAETREKKSKALTIEELRDAWASRMTVEERHGLEGTSCRATNYARQFHQEAAAVDHAIEHSYVREAVVPERKLVTEALKRGLGSVTVEDVARETANRPLIRSEFEGRTMATTRLMRDMESQLIAFARDGRGRCRPLGDPKRPVSREWLNDEQKAAVAHVIGSRDRVMIIRGVAGTGKTTLEQELGEAIVEAGKPVVAIAQSVKASREVLRNDAGFKDADTVAMFLKDKKMQEAVRGGVLLVDEASQLGTREMLRLFEVAEMANARVVLVGDRRQHRSVTAGEPLKLLEETAGLKVAAVTQILRQEAADYRKVAQQLSEGHTDKAFGLLDQLGWIKQVSDEDRYKQLAETYIAAVSEKKATGDFKTALVVSPTHAEGDRVTASIRDGLKARGRLSKEQVVDAWVPTHLTDSQKTDSTEYEPGYLVQFQQNAKGFTKGDRLVVGDGIRLPTGLADRFEVYRPTQLTLAVGDRIRVTAGGKTKDGKHRLSNGSLFNVQGFTRRGDVVVDHGWVIDREFGHLTHGYCTTSHASQGDTVNKVFVAIASESLPATTQRTAYVALTRGKEQAVVFTDDRISLLKAVGRPDEPMSATELSEAAKQPGLKDRLKQLAFARGLSVFGNGKDAITPDRGLDHAG, from the coding sequence ATGATGCGAATCACGCAACAGAACAGTGCCCAGGGAGCCAAGCGCTACTACGCGACGGCTGATTATTACAGCGAGGGCCAAGAGATCATCGGCTCCTGGGGCGGCAGAGGAGCTTCCCGGCTCGGCCTTGAAGGCACCGTTGACAAGCAATCCTTCGAGCGTCTCTGCGACAATCTCGACCCACGGACGGGAATGCAACTGACGGTTCGGTCGCGCACCGAACGGACGGTTGGTTACGATTTCACATTCTCGGTTCCTAAGTCAGTGTCCCTGCTCTATGCGATGAGCGGTGATCAGGGCATTCTGGATGCCTTCCGCAATAGCGTCGATGAGACGATGCGGGAGGTCGAAACTGAGATGAAAACCCGCGTGCGCCGCAAAGGCCAGGATGCGAACCGCACGACCGGCAACATGGTGTGGGCGGAATTCATCCATACCACGTCACGACCCGTCGATGGCGTGCCCGACCCCCAGTTGCACGCCCACGTATTCACCTTCAACACTACGTGGGACCAGGAAGAAGAGCGTTGGAAGGCAGGTCAGTTCCGCGAATTGAAGCAGGATGCACCGTATTTCCAGGCCGCGTTCCGTGTGCGACTGGCCAACAAACTCCAGGATATAGGCTTCGGTGTGGCCCGTAAGCGTGACGATTTTGAAATCGCCGGGATTCCCAAGGATTTGCTCCAACGCTTCTCGCGCCGGACAGCACTGATTGAGAAGATTGCCGCCGAGAAAGGGATAACCGACCCGGATCGCAAAGCCGAACTGGGGGCCGAAACCCGCGAGAAGAAGAGCAAGGCATTGACCATCGAAGAACTTCGTGATGCCTGGGCAAGCCGGATGACAGTCGAGGAGCGGCATGGCCTGGAAGGCACGTCCTGCCGTGCGACAAACTATGCCCGGCAATTCCATCAGGAAGCGGCGGCGGTCGATCACGCCATCGAGCACAGTTATGTGCGCGAGGCAGTGGTTCCAGAACGCAAGCTCGTGACCGAAGCGTTGAAACGCGGCCTCGGCAGTGTGACCGTCGAGGATGTGGCGCGCGAAACAGCGAACCGGCCGCTCATACGCAGCGAATTCGAGGGCCGCACGATGGCAACCACGCGGTTGATGCGGGATATGGAATCGCAGCTCATTGCGTTCGCTCGTGATGGACGCGGCCGCTGCCGTCCTCTTGGCGATCCGAAGCGCCCGGTTTCCCGTGAGTGGCTCAACGACGAACAGAAGGCAGCCGTCGCCCATGTGATTGGCTCCCGCGACCGGGTGATGATTATTCGCGGCGTGGCCGGAACCGGAAAAACAACGCTGGAACAGGAACTCGGCGAAGCGATTGTTGAGGCGGGCAAACCCGTGGTTGCCATCGCTCAATCTGTGAAAGCCAGCCGTGAAGTGCTGCGAAACGACGCAGGCTTCAAAGATGCTGACACGGTAGCCATGTTTCTGAAGGACAAGAAAATGCAGGAAGCGGTACGTGGCGGCGTGCTGCTCGTGGATGAAGCAAGCCAGCTTGGCACAAGAGAAATGCTCAGGTTGTTTGAGGTCGCCGAAATGGCCAATGCCCGCGTTGTACTCGTGGGCGACCGAAGGCAGCATCGCAGCGTCACTGCTGGCGAACCGCTCAAGCTGTTGGAAGAAACGGCAGGGTTGAAGGTGGCGGCGGTAACGCAGATTCTCAGGCAGGAAGCTGCCGATTACCGAAAGGTGGCGCAGCAGTTGAGCGAAGGTCACACCGATAAAGCGTTCGGGTTGCTCGACCAGCTCGGGTGGATCAAACAGGTGTCGGATGAGGACCGGTACAAGCAACTCGCCGAAACCTACATCGCGGCGGTGTCTGAGAAAAAGGCAACCGGTGATTTCAAAACCGCTCTCGTTGTGTCGCCAACGCACGCCGAAGGTGATCGCGTTACGGCGTCAATCCGTGATGGCCTGAAGGCACGAGGCAGGCTCAGTAAAGAGCAGGTTGTTGATGCCTGGGTTCCGACTCACCTGACAGATTCACAGAAAACCGACTCCACCGAATATGAGCCGGGATACCTGGTGCAATTTCAGCAGAATGCGAAGGGGTTCACGAAAGGCGATAGGCTTGTTGTGGGCGACGGCATTCGATTGCCGACCGGGCTTGCAGACCGGTTCGAGGTGTATCGTCCAACTCAACTTACATTGGCGGTCGGCGACCGAATTCGCGTCACAGCGGGCGGCAAAACCAAGGATGGAAAGCATCGCCTGAGCAACGGGTCGTTGTTCAACGTCCAGGGATTCACCAGGCGAGGCGATGTTGTCGTGGATCATGGCTGGGTCATTGACCGGGAATTCGGCCATCTGACACACGGCTACTGCACGACCAGCCATGCCAGCCAGGGCGATACGGTCAACAAGGTATTCGTGGCCATCGCCAGCGAGTCGCTGCCGGCGACGACGCAGCGAACAGCTTACGTGGCGCTGACACGCGGCAAAGAGCAGGCCGTCGTTTTCACGGATGACAGGATCAGCTTGCTGAAGGCAGTAGGACGGCCTGACGAGCCGATGTCGGCAACGGAACTTTCCGAGGCTGCAAAGCAGCCCGGATTGAAGGATCGTTTGAAACAGCTTGCGTTTGCACGCGGGCTTTCGGTTTTCGGTAACGGCAAAGATGCCATCACCCCGGATCGAGGATTGGACCATGCCGGATGA
- a CDS encoding helix-turn-helix domain-containing protein, protein MLAALMERQQIPKWLSVEEFARRVGRACFTVREWARHRRINAMKQGSGRGAHAAWVISHEELQRYQREGLLPGR, encoded by the coding sequence ATGTTGGCGGCTCTCATGGAACGCCAGCAGATACCGAAATGGCTTTCCGTCGAGGAGTTCGCACGGAGGGTCGGCCGGGCGTGCTTCACCGTGAGGGAGTGGGCACGGCATCGGCGAATCAACGCCATGAAACAAGGCAGTGGCCGGGGAGCCCATGCTGCATGGGTCATCTCGCATGAAGAACTGCAACGGTATCAGCGAGAGGGCTTGTTGCCCGGTCGCTGA
- a CDS encoding YbjQ family protein, whose amino-acid sequence MAAVDPRWVTTAFELPGCHIVRSLGVVRGIVVRSRSVVGNFAAGLQTLIGGNISIYTELCEKARADAFDLMLQHAAEVGGNAVIGARYDANEVTAGVTEVLAYGTAVVVEALPAHG is encoded by the coding sequence ATGGCTGCTGTTGATCCGCGCTGGGTGACGACGGCGTTCGAGTTACCAGGCTGCCACATCGTGCGTAGCTTGGGCGTGGTGCGCGGCATCGTGGTCCGCTCGCGGAGCGTGGTCGGCAACTTTGCCGCCGGGCTCCAGACGCTGATCGGCGGCAACATCTCGATCTACACCGAGTTGTGCGAGAAAGCGCGGGCCGACGCATTCGACTTGATGTTGCAGCACGCCGCCGAAGTGGGTGGCAACGCGGTCATCGGCGCTCGTTACGACGCGAACGAAGTCACCGCCGGCGTCACCGAAGTGCTGGCCTACGGCACGGCCGTGGTCGTTGAGGCCTTGCCGGCCCACGGCTGA
- a CDS encoding MBL fold metallo-hydrolase, with translation MREIAPDVWQLAGFPPHAINIYLVGDVLIDAGTRWSPGRIGRQLEDQPIRLLALTHVHPDHQGAARWVCERYGAPLACHADDRPTMEGTRPMLPANRFIALSTAFFAGPPRPVTRELKPDDEVAGFRVLHLPGHTPGHVVFFRERDRVAIVGDVLNGMNLLTTMPGLHEPPSFFCTDPAENRRSIRRLVELKPSLLCFGHGPPLSDMAQLGRFVERLAD, from the coding sequence ATGCGCGAAATCGCTCCCGACGTCTGGCAATTGGCCGGCTTTCCGCCGCACGCCATTAACATTTACCTGGTCGGCGACGTGCTGATCGACGCCGGCACGCGCTGGTCGCCGGGGCGGATCGGCCGGCAACTGGAGGACCAGCCGATCCGGTTGCTCGCGCTGACTCATGTGCATCCCGATCACCAAGGGGCGGCTCGCTGGGTCTGCGAGCGATATGGCGCGCCGCTGGCTTGTCACGCCGACGATCGGCCGACCATGGAAGGGACGCGACCGATGCTCCCCGCCAATCGATTCATCGCCCTCTCGACGGCATTCTTCGCGGGGCCGCCGCGCCCAGTAACGCGCGAGCTGAAACCCGACGACGAGGTGGCCGGATTTCGCGTGCTGCACCTGCCCGGGCACACGCCGGGGCACGTCGTTTTCTTTCGCGAGCGCGATCGCGTGGCGATTGTCGGCGACGTGCTGAACGGGATGAACTTGCTGACAACAATGCCGGGCTTGCACGAGCCGCCATCGTTCTTCTGTACCGATCCGGCCGAAAACCGCCGTTCGATCCGCCGGCTGGTCGAGTTGAAGCCAAGCCTGCTGTGCTTCGGCCACGGGCCGCCGCTTTCTGATATGGCCCAGTTAGGGCGTTTCGTCGAGCGACTTGCCGATTGA
- a CDS encoding type IV secretory system conjugative DNA transfer family protein, with protein MKTCRTMLVLAVLLLVCCIIMLGSMSPWFMVAAVVALCIAHAKKGYARLTTLGSARWADASDLSRAGMLGGTSGLILGRLSAGPKKLLPALWKLFDKRIDDTNACKDFLAVFGRSEQVMVSLSNAVHTAIFAPTGVGKGVSCVIPFLQRCPDSCVVVDFKGELANLTAKHRRDVFGHKIVLLDPFKVVTQTPDRFNVLDSIDKASPLAIDDCRALAEAFVIRTGQEKDPHFVDSAEAWIASMLAVVVHFGEPGDRSLQTVRTLLSNSAKMEAVIELMRGSPEVWNGMLARMGNQLTYFKDRELGSTLTTTNRFLRFLDTLPIVENTKDSSFEPAELRKGKLTVYLVLPPEHMRAQSPLLRMWISGLLRSVVRGGLQEANKVHFVLDEAASLGHLDCLDDAVDKFRGYGVRLQFYYQSLGQLKKCFPEDQDQTLLSNTSQVFFGVNDPQTAEYVSARLGEETIVVDSGGSGSGKSVQVPGATPGSTSHSENWNSGWQQQARKLLKPEEVAALSPRVAITFTPGIPPLWTTLVRYYEEQVRTPGRLDGLRAKARIVAGCVAVLLAAILMTVCVVKVKEQHGSPYRSSGSSVQR; from the coding sequence ATGAAAACGTGCCGAACGATGCTGGTACTGGCCGTGCTGCTGCTGGTCTGCTGCATCATCATGTTGGGGTCGATGTCGCCGTGGTTCATGGTCGCGGCCGTCGTCGCTCTGTGCATCGCCCATGCGAAAAAAGGCTATGCCCGCCTGACCACGCTGGGATCGGCCCGTTGGGCCGACGCGAGCGACCTGAGTCGGGCCGGGATGCTGGGCGGCACGAGCGGACTGATTCTCGGACGGCTCTCCGCTGGGCCGAAGAAGCTCTTGCCGGCGCTTTGGAAGCTGTTCGATAAGCGGATTGATGACACGAACGCGTGCAAGGACTTCCTGGCCGTGTTCGGTCGATCTGAGCAGGTAATGGTGAGCTTGTCGAACGCCGTGCATACGGCGATTTTTGCCCCGACCGGTGTTGGCAAGGGTGTGTCTTGTGTGATTCCCTTCCTGCAACGGTGCCCCGATTCCTGCGTTGTCGTGGATTTCAAGGGCGAATTGGCCAACCTGACAGCGAAACACAGGCGCGATGTGTTCGGGCACAAGATCGTTCTTCTCGATCCGTTCAAAGTGGTAACGCAGACACCTGACCGGTTCAACGTCCTTGATTCCATCGACAAGGCATCGCCGCTGGCGATTGATGATTGCCGGGCCCTGGCCGAAGCATTCGTCATAAGGACCGGGCAGGAGAAGGACCCACATTTCGTGGACTCGGCGGAAGCCTGGATCGCGTCGATGCTCGCGGTGGTGGTTCACTTCGGCGAGCCGGGCGACCGGTCGCTGCAAACCGTGCGGACTCTGCTTTCCAACTCGGCCAAGATGGAAGCCGTCATCGAGCTGATGCGCGGATCGCCCGAGGTGTGGAACGGGATGTTGGCCCGCATGGGGAATCAACTCACCTATTTCAAGGACAGAGAGCTTGGTTCGACGCTCACAACGACAAACCGCTTCCTGCGTTTCCTCGACACGCTGCCGATTGTGGAGAACACGAAAGACAGCAGCTTTGAACCGGCGGAACTACGCAAGGGAAAGTTGACCGTGTACCTGGTGCTGCCGCCCGAACACATGCGGGCGCAATCGCCGCTGTTGCGAATGTGGATCAGTGGATTGCTGCGGTCGGTGGTGCGGGGTGGTTTGCAGGAAGCGAACAAGGTGCATTTCGTGTTGGACGAAGCAGCAAGCCTCGGCCATCTCGACTGCCTCGATGATGCCGTGGACAAGTTCAGAGGTTATGGCGTGCGACTTCAGTTTTATTACCAGTCGCTCGGCCAGCTCAAGAAGTGTTTTCCTGAAGATCAGGATCAGACATTGCTGAGCAACACCAGCCAGGTTTTCTTCGGAGTCAACGATCCGCAGACAGCGGAATATGTGAGTGCCCGGTTGGGTGAGGAAACCATCGTTGTGGATAGCGGCGGAAGCGGCAGTGGGAAATCAGTCCAAGTGCCGGGAGCCACTCCAGGGAGCACCAGCCATTCCGAAAACTGGAACAGTGGCTGGCAGCAGCAGGCCCGCAAGCTGCTGAAGCCGGAAGAAGTGGCGGCGCTGTCGCCAAGGGTCGCGATCACGTTTACGCCAGGCATTCCACCCCTGTGGACGACGCTCGTGCGGTACTACGAGGAGCAAGTCCGAACGCCAGGCAGACTGGATGGACTTCGGGCAAAAGCCAGGATCGTAGCGGGATGTGTGGCGGTCTTGCTGGCGGCGATCCTGATGACGGTGTGTGTGGTCAAGGTCAAGGAACAGCACGGCAGCCCGTACAGGTCGTCAGGCAGTTCCGTGCAAAGGTAA
- a CDS encoding recombinase family protein → MKRFAALARVSSREQEREGFSLEVQEEGLRRYATQAGGEIVKFFKIAETASKGEERKTFRELIAYAKKNAPFLDGLLFYKVDRASRNLFDYVELERLESEYDLPFISVSQPTESTPAGRMMRRTLANMASFYTEQQSVDVREGLSRRVQEGWFVGLAPYGYRNIRKDGRGVVEVDPDAAANVKRIFYLYAYENLTLDGVVERINAEGRSWRKTQKTFPRSSVHNILKDRAYIGELLYQGEWYPGKHEPLIDRATWDRVQALLGGHVYHAHSLTYAGQLIQCGHCGHPITGEVVKKKTKDGVRHHVYYRCTYYNREDHPRTRVREADIESQVMAIFDKMKVEDESVRDWFRMVLASQTRDAQADSRAQRAELTRQETLIIQQQDRLLNMRLADDIDQEVFARKHTEMRDRLASIKLQLDVLDRSHDETAELAAKVFELSQTLRNQWLTADYAAKRRLLEIVFLNCKLDGVTLCPEMRKPFDVLVEGLLVSSSRGDKI, encoded by the coding sequence ATGAAACGGTTTGCCGCACTGGCTCGGGTCAGCAGCAGGGAACAGGAACGCGAAGGCTTCAGCCTCGAAGTGCAAGAAGAGGGCCTCCGGCGATACGCGACGCAGGCTGGCGGCGAGATCGTCAAGTTCTTCAAGATCGCCGAGACCGCCAGCAAGGGCGAGGAACGCAAAACGTTCCGCGAACTGATCGCCTACGCCAAGAAGAACGCTCCCTTCCTTGACGGTCTGCTCTTCTACAAGGTGGACCGGGCGTCCCGCAATCTTTTCGATTACGTCGAACTCGAACGGCTGGAGTCGGAATACGACCTGCCGTTCATTTCCGTCTCGCAGCCGACCGAAAGCACACCCGCTGGCCGGATGATGCGGCGGACGCTCGCCAACATGGCCAGCTTCTACACCGAACAGCAATCGGTCGATGTCCGCGAGGGTTTGTCCCGTCGCGTGCAGGAAGGCTGGTTCGTCGGCCTGGCTCCTTACGGCTACCGCAACATTCGCAAGGATGGCCGGGGCGTCGTCGAGGTCGATCCCGACGCCGCCGCTAACGTCAAACGCATCTTTTATCTCTACGCCTACGAGAATCTGACACTCGATGGCGTCGTTGAACGAATCAACGCCGAAGGGCGATCCTGGCGTAAGACGCAGAAGACGTTCCCGCGCAGTTCGGTCCACAACATCCTCAAGGACCGGGCCTACATCGGCGAGTTGCTGTACCAGGGCGAGTGGTATCCCGGCAAGCATGAGCCGCTGATTGACCGTGCGACGTGGGACCGCGTGCAGGCATTACTCGGCGGGCATGTCTATCATGCACACTCCCTCACCTACGCCGGGCAACTCATCCAGTGCGGCCACTGCGGTCACCCGATTACCGGCGAGGTGGTGAAGAAGAAGACGAAGGACGGCGTTCGACACCACGTTTACTACCGCTGCACCTACTACAACCGCGAGGACCATCCCCGCACCCGCGTGCGCGAAGCTGACATCGAATCGCAGGTCATGGCGATCTTCGACAAGATGAAGGTCGAGGACGAATCCGTCCGTGACTGGTTCCGCATGGTGCTGGCCTCGCAAACCCGCGACGCTCAGGCCGACTCGCGTGCTCAACGTGCCGAACTGACCCGGCAGGAGACGCTCATCATCCAACAGCAGGATCGGCTGCTCAACATGCGGCTAGCTGACGACATCGACCAGGAAGTCTTCGCTCGGAAGCACACGGAAATGCGGGACCGGCTGGCATCCATCAAGCTGCAACTGGATGTTCTGGACCGATCACATGACGAAACGGCCGAGTTGGCCGCGAAAGTTTTTGAACTCTCGCAAACTCTTCGCAATCAATGGCTTACCGCCGATTACGCCGCGAAGCGTCGTTTGCTCGAAATCGTGTTTTTGAACTGCAAACTCGACGGCGTAACTCTTTGCCCGGAAATGAGAAAGCCCTTCGACGTTCTCGTCGAAGGGCTTCTCGTCTCATCAAGTCGGGGCGACAAGATTTGA
- a CDS encoding ankyrin repeat domain-containing protein: protein MSEKHEAGQGADIHAQDFQGKTPLHCAAGFADSRIIQMLVKAGADLSVRNTDDETPRNYAERLERKENVRFLETIEAPGVQDPTQ, encoded by the coding sequence CTGTCCGAAAAACATGAAGCAGGTCAAGGCGCGGATATTCATGCACAGGACTTTCAAGGCAAGACACCACTACATTGCGCAGCAGGGTTTGCGGATTCCAGAATAATTCAGATGCTGGTAAAAGCAGGGGCTGATCTGAGTGTCAGGAATACTGACGATGAAACGCCGCGTAACTATGCAGAACGGTTGGAGCGGAAAGAAAACGTCCGGTTTCTGGAGACTATAGAAGCCCCAGGTGTCCAGGACCCAACACAATAA